The Acanthochromis polyacanthus isolate Apoly-LR-REF ecotype Palm Island chromosome 17, KAUST_Apoly_ChrSc, whole genome shotgun sequence genome has a window encoding:
- the msna gene encoding moesin a isoform X3: protein MLNWSSPFSPIQQESSSLTRVLDQHKLNKDQWEERIQVWHEEHKGMIREESMMEYLKIAQDLEMYGVNYFNIKNKKGTELWLGVDALGLNIYEQNDKMTPKIGFPWSEIRNISFNDKKFVIKPIDKKAPDFVFYAPRLRINKRILALCMGNHELYMRRRKPDTIEVQQMKAQAREEKNHKKMERALLENEKRKREVAEKEKEKIEKEKEELMERLKQIEEQTRKAQQELEEQTQRALELELERKRAQEEAERLESDLKSAEDAKLALLQQSESQMKNQEHLATELADLTSKISLLEDAKKKKEEEAMQWQQKATMVQDDLEKTKEELKSKVMSAHVQEPLNAENEHDENDESSAEASAEFTAAATYKDRSEEERMTEAEKNERLQKHLLALSSELANARDESKKTVNDIIHAENMKAGRDKYKTLRQIRSGNTKQRIDEFECM, encoded by the exons ATGCTGAACTGGAGTTCGCCATTCAGCCCAATACAACAGGAAAGCAGCTCTTTGACCAG AGTTCTGGATCAACACAAACTCAACAAGGATCAGTGGGAGGAGAGGATTCAAGTGTGGCATGAGGAGCACAAGGGCATGATAAG AGAGGAATCCATGATGGAGTATCTGAAAATCGCTCAAGACCTTGAGATGTACGGAGTCAACTACTTCAACATCAAGAATAAGAAGGGAACAGAGCTGTGGTTGGGAGTCGATGCTTTGGGTCTCAACATTTACGAACAGAATGACAA AATGACGCCCAAAATTGGATTTCCTTGGAGTGAAATCAGGAACATTTCCTTCAATGACAAGAAGTTTGTCATTAAGCCAATTGACAAGAAAGCACCA GACTTTGTATTCTACGCCCCGAGACTTCGCATCAACAAGCGCATTCTGGCTCTGTGCATGGGCAACCATGAGCTGTATATGCGCCGCCGCAAACCCGACACCATCGAAGTGCAGCAGATGAAGGCTCAGGCTCGGGAGGAgaagaatcacaaaaaaatggagAG AGCTCTGCTGGAGAAcgaaaagaggaaaagagaagttgcagaaaaggaaaaggaaaagatcgaaaaggagaaggaggaatTAATGGAGAGATTAAAGCAGATCGAGGAGCAGACGAGAAAGGCTCAGCAAG AGCTGGAGGAGCAAACACAGAGAGCTCTGGAGCTGGAGCTTGAGAGGAAGCGAGCTCAGGAGGAGGCTGAACGCCTGGAGTCTGACCTGAAGAGCGCCGAGGACGCCAAATTAGCCCTGCTGCAGCAGTCAGAGAGCCAGATGAAGAACCAAGAACACCTG GCCACAGAATTGGCTGATCTGACTTCAAAGATTTCCCTGCTGGAGGAtgccaagaagaagaaggaggaagaggccATGCAGTGGCAACAGAAG GCCACCATGGTGCAGGACGACCTGGAGAAGACCAAAGAAGAGCTTAAAAGCAAAGTGATGTCCGCCCACGTCCAGGAGCCGCTCAACGCAGAGAACGAGCATGACGAGAACGACGAGAGCAGCGCCGAGGCCAGCGCCGAGTTCACAGCCGCCGCCACGTACAAGGACCGCAGTGAAGAGGAGCGAATGACCGAGGCTGAGAAGAACGAACGCCTGCAGAAACATCTACTC GCTTTAAGCTCAGAGTTGGCCAACGCTCGAGACGAGAGCAAGAAAACGGTGAACGACATCATCCATGCAGAGAACATGAAGGCAGGACGTGACAAGTACAAGACCCTCAGACAGATCCGGTCAGGAAACACCAAACAGCGCATCGATGAGTTTGAATGCATGTGA
- the si:ch73-1a9.3 gene encoding non-histone chromosomal protein HMG-like yields the protein MPKRSKGNAGSESEPKRRSIRLSERPAPAPAKAEGKPKPKKGPAKAKKDKEVEKAKPEEKAPEAPAENGEAKAEEEAPATDGAEEKDEAAE from the exons ATGCCTAAAAGGAGCAAA GGAAATGCGGGAAGTGAGTCAGAA CCCAAGAGGAGATCTATAAGGTTGAGTGAA AGACCTGCACCTGCACCTGCAAAGGCAGAGGGCAAACCTAAGCCAAAG aaGGGACCTGCTAAGGCTAAGAAAGACAAGGAGGTGGAGAAGGCCAAGCCTGAGGAGAAAGCGCCAGAGGCCCCTGCTGAGAATGGCGAAGCCAAAGCTGAGGAAGAG GCACCCGCTACAGACGGAGCTGAAGAAAAAGACGAGGCAGCAGAATAA
- the LOC110950617 gene encoding glucose-6-phosphate exchanger SLC37A4-like gives MGATGYSYYRVVIFICMFIGYSLYFFNRKTFSFVMPSVMEEINLDKDDLGMITSSQTMAYAISKFISGVLSDQISARWLFSIGLFVVGGINIVFSWSSTVSMFSLLWFINGLGQGCGWPPCGKVLRKWYEPSQFGTWWSVLSCSMNLAGSLGPIVVTVLLQYYDWRAILTMSGVFCAAFSFVCLVFVKNEPKDVGLPSIEAAAKKGVKGGNSESTLREFLLSPFLWVLSLGYLVVFGVKTAATDWGQLFLMQEKGQTVLMGSTYMSALEVGGFVGSLAAGFISDRAVCRQGLGTHGSPRHGLLITMMAGMYVSMYLFRVTITPEIPQEAPLWVQIIHPVSVLIGVTEKEIWILFLGAMFGFSSYGPIALFGVIASESAPSNFCGTSHAVVALMANVGAFMAGLPFSTIAKQYSWDMAFWVAEVTMAIATVGFFLVRNMRTKMGRIAEKMD, from the exons ATGGGGGCCACAGGCTACAGCTACTACCGTGTCGTCATATTCATCTGCATGTTCATCGGCTACTCGCTGTATTTCTTCAACAGAAAGACCTTCTCCTTCGTCATGCCCTCTGTGATGGAGGAGATAAACCTGGACAAAGATGATTTGG gtaTGATCACCAGCAGCCAGACCATGGCCTATGCCATCAGTAAGTTCATCAGCGGCGTGCTGTCGGATCAGATCAGCGCCCGCTGGCTTTTCTCCATCGGTCTCTTCGTGGTCGGAGGCATCAACATAGTCTTCTCCTGGTCCTCCACTGTGTCCATgttctctctgctctggttcATCAATGGTCTGGGACAAGGCTGTGGCTGGCCTCCCTGTGGGAAGGTGCTACGCAAG TGGTATGAGCCCTCCCAGTTTGGAACGTGGTGGTCCGTGCTGTCCTGCAGTATGAACCTGGCTGGAAGTCTGGGCCCAATCGTGGTCACAGTGCTCCTGCAGTACTACGACTGGAGGGCTATCCTGACCATGTCGGGCGTTTTCTGCGCCGCCTTCTCATTCGTTtgtttggtgtttgtgaagAACGAGCCTAAAGATGTGGGTCTGCCCAGCATTGAAGCAGCAGCCAAGAAGGGGGTGAAGGGAG GCAACAGCGAGAGCACCCTGAGGGAGTTCCTCCTCTCACCTTTCCTGTGGGTGCTGTCCCTGGGGTACCTGGTGGTGTTTGGAGTGAAGACGGCAGCTACCGACTGGGGACAGCTGTTCCTCATGCAGGAGAAAGGACAGACCGTTCTCATGG GCAGTACCTACATGAGTGCCTTGGAGGTGGGAGGTTTTGTGGGCAGCCTGGCAGCAGGCTTCATCTCAGACAGAGCTGTATGTCGG CAAGGCTTGGGCACCCACGGTAGCCCTCGCCATGGCCTGCTCATTACCATGATGGCTGGCATGTATGTGTCCATGTACCTCTTTAGAGTGACCATCACACCTGAAATCCCTCAG GAGGCTCCTCTTTGGGTCCAAATCATCCATCCTGTGTCTGTCCTCATTGGGGTGACAGAGAAAGAG ATTTGGATCCTCTTCCTCGGTGCTATGTTTGGATTTTCTTCTTACGGACCAATTGCCTTGTTTGGGGTGATAGCCAGTGAAAGTGCTCCTTCTAATTTCTGTGGAACCTCTCATGCTGTTGTAGCTCTGATGGCTAACG TGGGGGCTTTTATGGCAGGACTTCCCTTCAGCACTATTGCCAAACAGTACAGCTGGGACATGGCTTTCTGGGTAGCTGAGGTGACAATGGCCATCGCTACTGTTGGGTTCTTCCTCGTGCGCAACATGCGAACCAAAATGGGACGGATCGCAGAGAAAATGGACTAA
- the msna gene encoding moesin a isoform X1, translated as MPKTISVRVTTMDAELEFAIQPNTTGKQLFDQVVKTIGLREVWYFGLQYQDTKGFSTWLKLNKKVTAQDVRKESPLLFKFRAKFFPEDVSEELIQDATQRLFFLQVKEGILNDDIYCPPETAVLLASYAVQAKYADYNKEVHTPGYLSGEHLLPQRVLDQHKLNKDQWEERIQVWHEEHKGMIREESMMEYLKIAQDLEMYGVNYFNIKNKKGTELWLGVDALGLNIYEQNDKMTPKIGFPWSEIRNISFNDKKFVIKPIDKKAPDFVFYAPRLRINKRILALCMGNHELYMRRRKPDTIEVQQMKAQAREEKNHKKMERALLENEKRKREVAEKEKEKIEKEKEELMERLKQIEEQTRKAQQELEEQTQRALELELERKRAQEEAERLESDLKSAEDAKLALLQQSESQMKNQEHLATELADLTSKISLLEDAKKKKEEEAMQWQQKATMVQDDLEKTKEELKSKVMSAHVQEPLNAENEHDENDESSAEASAEFTAAATYKDRSEEERMTEAEKNERLQKHLLALSSELANARDESKKTVNDIIHAENMKAGRDKYKTLRQIRSGNTKQRIDEFECM; from the exons ATTAGTGTAAGAGTCACCACAATGGATGCTGAACTGGAGTTCGCCATTCAGCCCAATACAACAGGAAAGCAGCTCTTTGACCAG GTTGTGAAGACCATTGGACTTCGAGAGGTTTGGTACTTTGGACTCCAATACCAGGATACAAAGGGTTTCTCTACATGGCTGAAGCTCAATAAGAAG GTGACAGCCCAGGATGTGAGGAAGGAAAGCCCGCTGCTGTTTAAGTTCCGTGCCAAGTTCTTCCCTGAGGATGTTTCTGAGGAGTTAATCCAGGATGCCACACAACGGCTGTTCTTCCTGCAGGTGAAAGAGGGAATCTTAAATGACGACATCTACTGCCCTCCCGAGACGGCAGTCCTTCTGGCCTCCTATGCCGTTCAGGCCAAGTATGCTGACTACAACAAGGAAGTCCACACACCAGGCTATCTGAGTGGCGAGCACCTGCTCCCTCAGAG AGTTCTGGATCAACACAAACTCAACAAGGATCAGTGGGAGGAGAGGATTCAAGTGTGGCATGAGGAGCACAAGGGCATGATAAG AGAGGAATCCATGATGGAGTATCTGAAAATCGCTCAAGACCTTGAGATGTACGGAGTCAACTACTTCAACATCAAGAATAAGAAGGGAACAGAGCTGTGGTTGGGAGTCGATGCTTTGGGTCTCAACATTTACGAACAGAATGACAA AATGACGCCCAAAATTGGATTTCCTTGGAGTGAAATCAGGAACATTTCCTTCAATGACAAGAAGTTTGTCATTAAGCCAATTGACAAGAAAGCACCA GACTTTGTATTCTACGCCCCGAGACTTCGCATCAACAAGCGCATTCTGGCTCTGTGCATGGGCAACCATGAGCTGTATATGCGCCGCCGCAAACCCGACACCATCGAAGTGCAGCAGATGAAGGCTCAGGCTCGGGAGGAgaagaatcacaaaaaaatggagAG AGCTCTGCTGGAGAAcgaaaagaggaaaagagaagttgcagaaaaggaaaaggaaaagatcgaaaaggagaaggaggaatTAATGGAGAGATTAAAGCAGATCGAGGAGCAGACGAGAAAGGCTCAGCAAG AGCTGGAGGAGCAAACACAGAGAGCTCTGGAGCTGGAGCTTGAGAGGAAGCGAGCTCAGGAGGAGGCTGAACGCCTGGAGTCTGACCTGAAGAGCGCCGAGGACGCCAAATTAGCCCTGCTGCAGCAGTCAGAGAGCCAGATGAAGAACCAAGAACACCTG GCCACAGAATTGGCTGATCTGACTTCAAAGATTTCCCTGCTGGAGGAtgccaagaagaagaaggaggaagaggccATGCAGTGGCAACAGAAG GCCACCATGGTGCAGGACGACCTGGAGAAGACCAAAGAAGAGCTTAAAAGCAAAGTGATGTCCGCCCACGTCCAGGAGCCGCTCAACGCAGAGAACGAGCATGACGAGAACGACGAGAGCAGCGCCGAGGCCAGCGCCGAGTTCACAGCCGCCGCCACGTACAAGGACCGCAGTGAAGAGGAGCGAATGACCGAGGCTGAGAAGAACGAACGCCTGCAGAAACATCTACTC GCTTTAAGCTCAGAGTTGGCCAACGCTCGAGACGAGAGCAAGAAAACGGTGAACGACATCATCCATGCAGAGAACATGAAGGCAGGACGTGACAAGTACAAGACCCTCAGACAGATCCGGTCAGGAAACACCAAACAGCGCATCGATGAGTTTGAATGCATGTGA
- the msna gene encoding moesin a isoform X2: MDAELEFAIQPNTTGKQLFDQVVKTIGLREVWYFGLQYQDTKGFSTWLKLNKKVTAQDVRKESPLLFKFRAKFFPEDVSEELIQDATQRLFFLQVKEGILNDDIYCPPETAVLLASYAVQAKYADYNKEVHTPGYLSGEHLLPQRVLDQHKLNKDQWEERIQVWHEEHKGMIREESMMEYLKIAQDLEMYGVNYFNIKNKKGTELWLGVDALGLNIYEQNDKMTPKIGFPWSEIRNISFNDKKFVIKPIDKKAPDFVFYAPRLRINKRILALCMGNHELYMRRRKPDTIEVQQMKAQAREEKNHKKMERALLENEKRKREVAEKEKEKIEKEKEELMERLKQIEEQTRKAQQELEEQTQRALELELERKRAQEEAERLESDLKSAEDAKLALLQQSESQMKNQEHLATELADLTSKISLLEDAKKKKEEEAMQWQQKATMVQDDLEKTKEELKSKVMSAHVQEPLNAENEHDENDESSAEASAEFTAAATYKDRSEEERMTEAEKNERLQKHLLALSSELANARDESKKTVNDIIHAENMKAGRDKYKTLRQIRSGNTKQRIDEFECM, encoded by the exons ATGGATGCTGAACTGGAGTTCGCCATTCAGCCCAATACAACAGGAAAGCAGCTCTTTGACCAG GTTGTGAAGACCATTGGACTTCGAGAGGTTTGGTACTTTGGACTCCAATACCAGGATACAAAGGGTTTCTCTACATGGCTGAAGCTCAATAAGAAG GTGACAGCCCAGGATGTGAGGAAGGAAAGCCCGCTGCTGTTTAAGTTCCGTGCCAAGTTCTTCCCTGAGGATGTTTCTGAGGAGTTAATCCAGGATGCCACACAACGGCTGTTCTTCCTGCAGGTGAAAGAGGGAATCTTAAATGACGACATCTACTGCCCTCCCGAGACGGCAGTCCTTCTGGCCTCCTATGCCGTTCAGGCCAAGTATGCTGACTACAACAAGGAAGTCCACACACCAGGCTATCTGAGTGGCGAGCACCTGCTCCCTCAGAG AGTTCTGGATCAACACAAACTCAACAAGGATCAGTGGGAGGAGAGGATTCAAGTGTGGCATGAGGAGCACAAGGGCATGATAAG AGAGGAATCCATGATGGAGTATCTGAAAATCGCTCAAGACCTTGAGATGTACGGAGTCAACTACTTCAACATCAAGAATAAGAAGGGAACAGAGCTGTGGTTGGGAGTCGATGCTTTGGGTCTCAACATTTACGAACAGAATGACAA AATGACGCCCAAAATTGGATTTCCTTGGAGTGAAATCAGGAACATTTCCTTCAATGACAAGAAGTTTGTCATTAAGCCAATTGACAAGAAAGCACCA GACTTTGTATTCTACGCCCCGAGACTTCGCATCAACAAGCGCATTCTGGCTCTGTGCATGGGCAACCATGAGCTGTATATGCGCCGCCGCAAACCCGACACCATCGAAGTGCAGCAGATGAAGGCTCAGGCTCGGGAGGAgaagaatcacaaaaaaatggagAG AGCTCTGCTGGAGAAcgaaaagaggaaaagagaagttgcagaaaaggaaaaggaaaagatcgaaaaggagaaggaggaatTAATGGAGAGATTAAAGCAGATCGAGGAGCAGACGAGAAAGGCTCAGCAAG AGCTGGAGGAGCAAACACAGAGAGCTCTGGAGCTGGAGCTTGAGAGGAAGCGAGCTCAGGAGGAGGCTGAACGCCTGGAGTCTGACCTGAAGAGCGCCGAGGACGCCAAATTAGCCCTGCTGCAGCAGTCAGAGAGCCAGATGAAGAACCAAGAACACCTG GCCACAGAATTGGCTGATCTGACTTCAAAGATTTCCCTGCTGGAGGAtgccaagaagaagaaggaggaagaggccATGCAGTGGCAACAGAAG GCCACCATGGTGCAGGACGACCTGGAGAAGACCAAAGAAGAGCTTAAAAGCAAAGTGATGTCCGCCCACGTCCAGGAGCCGCTCAACGCAGAGAACGAGCATGACGAGAACGACGAGAGCAGCGCCGAGGCCAGCGCCGAGTTCACAGCCGCCGCCACGTACAAGGACCGCAGTGAAGAGGAGCGAATGACCGAGGCTGAGAAGAACGAACGCCTGCAGAAACATCTACTC GCTTTAAGCTCAGAGTTGGCCAACGCTCGAGACGAGAGCAAGAAAACGGTGAACGACATCATCCATGCAGAGAACATGAAGGCAGGACGTGACAAGTACAAGACCCTCAGACAGATCCGGTCAGGAAACACCAAACAGCGCATCGATGAGTTTGAATGCATGTGA